Proteins encoded together in one Solanum lycopersicum chromosome 7, SLM_r2.1 window:
- the LOC101244204 gene encoding 3-hydroxyisobutyryl-CoA hydrolase-like protein 5 — MNIFITNTRYKLYQLEKCLLSIKSGDEDTIRSVINEFSSNIHIDERSVLNKLSIINECFSKDSVEEIIESFEAEGSRKGNDWILAVLKSLKKASPTALKITLRSIREGRTQTISECLRISMNIQRAITSGDFYEGIRAQIIDKDKSPKWNPSTLDKVHDDQLDLIFKPFEDHNLELQIPINEEEYR; from the exons atgaatatatttataaccAACACCCGATAT aaATTATATCAGCTAGAGAAGTGTTTGCTTAGCATAAAAAGTGGTGATGAGGATACAATTAGATCAGTCATCAATGAATTTTCCTCAAATATTCACATTGATGAAAGAAGTGTTTTGAACAA GTTGTCCATAATCAATGAATGTTTCTCCAAGGATTCTGTGGAGGAAATTATTGAGTCATTT GAAGCTGAGGGAAGCAGAAAAGGAAATGATTGGATTCTGGCAGTGCTTAAAAGCCTAAAGAAAGCATCTCCAACAGCACTAAAAATAACATTGAGATCC atacGAGAAGGAAGGACACAAACAATATCTGAATGTTTGAGGATTTCAATGAACATACAACGAGCCATAACATCTGGTGATTTTTATGAG GGCATAAGGGCTCAGATAATTGACAAGGATAAGTCTCCAAAG tgGAACCCTTCAACTCTTGACAAAGTGCATGATGATCAACTTGACTTAATCTTCAAGCCATTTGAAGATCATAACTTGGAACTTCAAATTCCTATTAATGAAGAAGAATACAG ATGA